One part of the Mycobacterium marinum genome encodes these proteins:
- a CDS encoding ATP-dependent DNA helicase UvrD2 → MPTLAQPLTAGLDDEQREAVLAPRGPVCVLAGAGTGKTRTITHRIAQLVASGHVAAGQVLAVTFTQRAAGEMRARLRGLDAAAQTSSGVGAVQALTFHAAAHRQLRYFWPRVVGDIGWQLLDSKFAVVARAAGRARLNASSDNVRDLAGEIEWAKASLITPEQYPAAVAAASRDTPLDAAQIAAVYAEYESLKVRDESLTLLDFDDLLLHTAAAIENDAAVAQEFRDRYRCFVVDEYQDVTPLQQRVLLAWLGDRDDLTVVGDANQTIYSFTGASPRFLLDFSRRFPDATLVRLERDYRSTPQVVSLANRVIAAARGRVAGSRLQLTGQRAPGPAPSFDEYPDEVAEATAVAASIARLIQSGTPACEIAILYRVNAQSEVYEEALTEAGIAYQVRGGEGFFNRQEVKQAMVALQRAAERDVEAALPDVVRTVLEPLGLTAEEPAGTRARERWEALSALAQLVDDEVAQRPHLQLAGLLAELRARADARHPPVVQGVTLASLHAAKGLEWDAVFLVGLADGTLPISHALAHGPESEQVEEERRLLYVGVTRARVHLALTWALARSPGGRQGRKPSRFLNGIAPQTRADPGPAKNRRNRGPVRCRICNKELTTPAAVMLRRCETCAGDVNEELLLQLKSWRLNTAKEQNVPAYVVFTDNTLIAIAELLPADDASLIAIPGIGARKLEQYGADVLELVRQAR, encoded by the coding sequence ATGCCGACGCTCGCACAGCCACTGACCGCCGGGCTGGACGACGAGCAACGCGAAGCCGTGCTCGCGCCCCGCGGACCCGTCTGCGTGCTCGCCGGGGCCGGAACCGGCAAGACGCGCACCATCACGCATCGGATTGCTCAGTTGGTCGCGAGCGGCCATGTCGCCGCCGGCCAGGTACTCGCGGTGACATTCACGCAGCGGGCGGCGGGGGAGATGCGCGCCCGGTTGCGAGGGCTGGATGCCGCGGCACAGACAAGCTCCGGTGTCGGTGCCGTCCAGGCGCTGACGTTTCACGCGGCCGCGCACCGCCAGCTGCGATACTTCTGGCCGCGCGTCGTCGGCGATATCGGCTGGCAGCTATTGGACAGCAAGTTTGCCGTCGTTGCCCGCGCGGCCGGCCGTGCCAGGCTCAACGCCAGCAGTGATAACGTGCGCGACCTGGCCGGCGAGATCGAGTGGGCCAAGGCATCGCTGATCACCCCCGAGCAATACCCGGCGGCGGTGGCCGCCGCATCCCGAGATACTCCGTTGGACGCCGCGCAGATCGCGGCCGTCTACGCCGAATACGAGTCACTCAAGGTGCGCGATGAGAGCCTCACCCTGCTCGATTTCGACGATCTGCTGCTGCATACCGCGGCCGCCATCGAAAACGACGCTGCGGTGGCCCAGGAATTCCGGGACCGGTACCGCTGCTTTGTCGTCGACGAATACCAGGATGTCACTCCGCTGCAGCAACGAGTCCTGTTGGCCTGGTTGGGAGATCGCGACGACCTGACAGTCGTCGGTGATGCCAACCAGACCATCTATTCGTTTACCGGGGCATCGCCTCGATTCCTGCTCGACTTTTCCCGCCGATTTCCCGACGCCACCCTGGTGCGTCTGGAGCGCGACTACCGGTCCACTCCGCAGGTGGTCTCGTTGGCCAACCGGGTGATCGCGGCGGCCCGCGGCCGGGTTGCCGGTAGCCGGCTGCAGCTGACCGGCCAGCGCGCGCCCGGCCCGGCTCCGTCGTTTGATGAATATCCCGACGAGGTCGCCGAAGCCACCGCGGTGGCGGCGTCGATCGCCCGACTGATCCAATCCGGAACTCCCGCATGCGAGATCGCCATCCTCTACCGCGTCAATGCGCAGTCCGAGGTCTACGAAGAAGCCTTGACCGAGGCCGGTATCGCCTACCAGGTGCGTGGCGGCGAGGGATTCTTCAACCGCCAAGAGGTCAAGCAGGCGATGGTGGCCCTGCAGCGTGCGGCGGAGCGCGATGTCGAGGCAGCGTTGCCCGACGTGGTCCGCACGGTCCTGGAACCCCTAGGGCTGACCGCCGAAGAACCCGCCGGGACCCGGGCCCGGGAGCGCTGGGAGGCGCTGAGCGCATTGGCGCAACTGGTCGACGACGAGGTGGCGCAGCGACCGCACCTGCAGCTTGCCGGATTGCTCGCCGAGCTTCGAGCGCGCGCCGACGCACGCCATCCACCGGTGGTGCAGGGCGTCACCCTCGCCTCACTGCACGCGGCCAAGGGTCTGGAGTGGGACGCGGTGTTCCTCGTTGGCTTGGCCGACGGCACGCTGCCGATCTCGCACGCGTTGGCGCATGGCCCCGAGAGCGAACAAGTCGAAGAGGAACGCCGGCTGCTTTATGTCGGAGTCACCAGGGCCCGAGTGCATTTGGCGCTGACCTGGGCGCTGGCCCGGTCCCCGGGCGGGCGTCAGGGTCGCAAGCCGTCGCGCTTTCTCAACGGCATTGCGCCGCAGACGCGTGCCGATCCGGGGCCGGCCAAGAACCGGCGCAACCGCGGCCCAGTGCGCTGCCGGATCTGCAACAAGGAGCTGACCACGCCGGCCGCCGTGATGCTGCGCCGGTGCGAAACGTGTGCCGGCGACGTCAATGAGGAATTGCTGCTGCAGCTCAAGTCCTGGCGGCTCAACACCGCCAAGGAACAGAACGTGCCCGCCTACGTCGTCTTCACCGACAACACGCTCATCGCGATCGCCGAGCTGCTTCCCGCCGATGATGCATCCCTGATCGCGATACCAGGCATTGGCGCCCGAAAGCTGGAGCAGTACGGGGCCGATGTGCTCGAGCTGGTGCGCCAAGCACGGTAA
- a CDS encoding WhiB family transcriptional regulator — translation MSALTVPRQTLPVLPCHVGNPDLWFAETPADLEQAKELCASCPIRPQCLAAALERAEPWGVWGGEIFERGSIVNRKRPRGRPPKVAA, via the coding sequence ATGTCGGCACTGACCGTCCCTAGACAGACGCTGCCGGTGTTGCCCTGTCATGTCGGTAATCCGGACTTGTGGTTCGCCGAGACCCCGGCCGATCTCGAGCAGGCCAAGGAACTCTGCGCGAGCTGCCCGATTCGCCCCCAGTGCTTGGCCGCTGCGCTTGAACGCGCCGAGCCGTGGGGAGTATGGGGTGGCGAGATCTTCGAGCGTGGCTCGATAGTGAACCGCAAGCGCCCGCGCGGGCGTCCGCCCAAGGTTGCCGCCTAG